The DNA window TGCCAAATGTAGAATCCAGAAGATCTTTCTTTCTCAATTTAAGCCATTAACGAATGGAACAACTTTTTCATATTATTTGAggctttttaaattgtatattgttttaaaacaagATAACCCGTTAAAAGGTAATTGCAGGAAAACTTGTTAAATGCTTATCCCACCCACTGCACAACTTAACtgtacatttaacatttttaatagagAAGCATAAATAAATTAACCAGGTATATCTCCCTGTAATGTCCTACTGCAACCGTATATTCTGTACTGTGAGGTGAACTCCTACTAAATAGAAATATAATCACCAGATATATTAATTCTACTAATACAACATACCAGTGTTAATAAGATAGACTGCTTtagtaattataataaaaaatttgaCTTCAAAAACTGCTATACCCTTATTACACATACCTTAGACTCAACGTTAACAATTATCATGGCTCCTAGTGGCCCGCCCCTAAGGCTGAGAGGAACTGAAGCCTCATAGCGGCGAATCTCTTCCAGCAAGGGATGTATTTGGAAGAAGTCGGCTTCTCTCCGCAACAGTGCGAAATCTGAGAAACTAACTGGCAGATCCAGGGCACCGGAGCGCAGGAAGTTAAGGATGTACCTAAACACTTTCCCATCACGGTCTATGAAAATGTTTCCTCTGTTATCCTTAACCACAGGGATTTGTCCTGTGAACATGGCGCCTAGCATTGAGTCACGGCAGCGGGTCAGGGTATCCAGGCTTGTTGTATAAATTTCTCCACCAACATTCAATGACACCAGGTTATGGTGAGAGTTCCTGTTGCTGTAATCATCCAGTGAGTTGAGGTTCAGCATCTTGGACACAAAGCTTTTGTGATCCAGAGAAAACCTGTTGCTGAGAGGGTGAGGGTCACTATGGTCTGATCAGGAATAGTGAATGAGGGATGAGAAAGTGTTGTTTCCAAAAAAGACTTGCTTCTTTTGACAGTCAGAATACAGCCAAGTTAAAGGAGACGTGAGTAAATCTGCCTAGTCTGTTTCTAAAGCTGAAGACTCATAAAACCAGAGCTTAAAACCTACAACAGTTGCTGGTCTTTTGCTTCTCcttgttattttaaaacaaatgtgatgtcCTTTGTTTCCTGTAATTTTCTTGATGTTTCTCTTGTAGGATTCTGAATAGTGTCAGCCAGAAGCACGGCTACAGTCCGACTATGTtaaagtagaaaagaaacaGGGCCAGCGTGATCAGCATTCTAATAACCAGACACTTCTGGCTCTGTCTCCATAAAGCTCCCTTTTATTCTCAGCTCTAACCCCACGATGTCTCGCTCACTcacgcacagacacaaactggaGCTGTCCAAGCAAAACACAGAGGGCTGGGCAATTTGTCTGGACTGTTGCTATGAAAGTGACAGCTATAACACTGCTAAGTGCTTTTTATCCCGTGAACAAATAAACAATGTCCTCAATTCTTTGTAATGGAAATATTTTCTAGCAAACAGAATaacaaaaattgcaaaaatagCACAACCAGCTTTGTTTAATCTGCTGTATTACACTGCAGGGTGAGAATAATTAAGCTATATTAATGTCACAAATtatcatgattttaaaaattatttaatctaTGGCAGAAGGTTTGGAAGGATTTCACTTGATGTTTGAATGATGTATCCACACAAAAACTGTAATGGTTTAACTTAAAGTGCCAATATGCACCAATTCAAAAAACATCCAAGCCACCCACTAAGAACCTAAGGGCCCGAACATGCTTGACGTGGTCTATCCCCAACAATTAATATGCGGGACGTGAAGGTTTTTGCGACACCATTTCAATTCTGAAAGAGTTACAAGCTACAATGGCTCTGATGAGTCTTAGTGTCCTCCCAAGTCTGTTTTCTCGCAGTCATACAGTTTTCAGGTTTGCTCTAGGCAAACTTATGcctgtttctttaatttcttttttaattaattaactgtACTCCAAAAGATATGCAGTGATTTGTAAATGTTCTTCCATCCATCCCTTGATTTCTGCTTTACAGTAACCTTTTCACTGAACTGCTGAGTGTTTAGTCACCAGTGATTGTACCTTCAAGATCCAGGTGTATTTACACTATGATACTACCAGTGGACTTATCATctattgcagtttttttaaatgtttgtcattgtaCACATTCTCTTTGAAAACATTCATAATGAGGGGAACTTCAAAGTAGGGTGATATTGCAGCTTGTTCTCTGTGGTATGTACACAAATTACATATcacaaacatttagtttaaattgttttttttaagccactGGCTTATGATATCttaatcaaaaaaacaaaacatcaactGGAAGAGCACAGTGTAGTTAGCTATGAGTCCTTAAGTGAGTCTAAAGTCCTTTTTCAACACAGTTTGTTTACCCTTTCATATATCACACAGTTTCTGACTGGACTACTAGAATTATGATGCAGCCTGACATTTCAGACACAGATTTAAGAAATATATTATCTATAGATAATAAACCTGACAATATCAATGCAGAAAGTGGTCTTTGTAgttatgtgtgagtgtgtaaccTTTATTCGGAATATAATCCTGTCAACGGCATGGGCCAGCAGCAATGTCACAGTGCATCCACCAAATCCTCCACCTGTCATCCGGCTGCCAAACACCCCCTCAACCTCCATGGCTATGGACACCAGCTCATCCAGTTCCCTGCAGCTCACCTCATACATATCTCTGACAAAGGGATGTCAAATTACAACATCAGTCTGACACCGTTCTCAACCATACTACAAATGGATCCAACTATTTTAACTGTACCTGAGGGAGTTGTGGCTCTCCACCATAAGCTTTCCAAACTCTTTGTAGGCTCCTCTCTTCAGGGCTTCAGCTGCTTGGACAGTTCTATTGATTTCCTCAATCACATGATGAGCTCTTCGATAGGTTACATCATCCAGTTTGTCCTTTACCGCTGAAATCAAATGTGAGGAGAAAATTAAAGTTAGCTTATCAGTAGAGCTGAAAAGGATGATATGTAGTAAGTCGGGGAGGGGGCTAGCTGTAGAACTAGTTTTTAGTCTTTATGCTAGGCTAGGAGAGACACATCAGGACTCTAGGTCCATGATAAACACAGGAACTGGTGTGTTTTTTCAATCTCATTTGGAAAAGCAGATAAAACTGAATTCCAAGGGAAAGAACAAGAATGAGACAAATAGCAATGTGAGACAGTGCAGTTAAAGAACAAGACAAAAGAGAGAATTGTATCAATGGAAAAACCGAGGACAGTTTGAGGGAGGAGTCAGGACAGTCTAGCCCAGGAAGGAGCAGAGGTATCAAAAGAATGATAAAGAAATTTATATCACACCCTCCAGATCTTTCATGGTAGCATCTCTGAGACTGGCCTTCCCCAAGATGTAAGCAGCTTCCTCACACTGTCTGCGTCTCACAGAATACTCGCTGCTGGCCAGCGAGTGCTTCACATTAGAATTGGTGATGAGAATGACCAAGCCTGAATCTGCCAGGGGGACAGGGGTGGCCTCCAGTGACCTGAGAGGAAAATATCTGTGGTAGAAAATATGAAAGGAAAAACTGTGGGATTATTTTCTTCTCAGTGGGTGTTGAAAATACCTGCAGTCAATGAGCAGAGCATGGCGCTCCCTCCCAAGGACAGACACAAACTGATCCATAATGCCACAGGGCACACCAGCATGACTGTGTTCTGCCTGTTGACAGGCTACAGCTTTGGACACTTTGTCTCCATCATCTGtggaaaccaaacaaaaaaatattccacAAGATCAAGCATTACATGTTGGCTTTTCCTTGAAAACCATAGAACATTTTCCTTCTTTAATGTAGTTTAGATTCTTCCTGAATTCAGTAAGGTTTTATCAAAGCTTAGTTTCTGTAAATACTCTGACCTGGCTTGATTTGCTGCAGGAATGTGTAGAAAGCCACCTCCAAGGAAGCAGAGCTAGACAGACCCCCTCCCAGGGGGACACTGCTGGCTATTACTGCCCTGAAACCTGGGACAGGAGGAGCTGTAGTACAGGAGGCAAACAGAGATAACATGTAAAAATGCCCTGTAGTgttaaaaaggcagaaaataatCTAAAAGTCAGATTTATACTTCTCTGTCGATATACGTAAATACTGAGGAAAAGGGAATTATCGGTAATTGTAGGTCGCAGAGGTTTGCAGAGGCCCGATGTGCCCAGATCCCAAATCTTAACAAAAGCGTTATGCGGACATGTGCGTCGAACAAGGTGACTGAATAATGTCTTAAGTCAGGATTGAAGCAGGAATGGAACTGGAAATAAGTAAATTGGAAAAGTAGAACAAGAAACAGAGCCGTTCATACCTGTTAACACTGATTTTCtataatgtgtatatatgttgtttaatgtatcCTATAGTTGTACTGCTGCTTTATGAAATCTTTAGTgtatacatttagtttttactgtgtttctgagatattatttatattttcagataTTCTATAtcatttataatgtaaaaacaaaggaCACTGTAGTTATCCAAGTCTATTAAATGCATCACATCCCTATCTAACCAATGACGCATACTGCCCTCTTTTGAACAAGTATGCCTACagtataaaataaacacatgcaaacgTATCCGAGGTCCGTGTTGACGTTTACGTGTATGGACGGAGAAGTATAATTGAGCCTGAAGGCGTACCATCTTGTGTCAATGCGGTGCACCTTTTGTCATTCAATTTCACTAGACAACATGAACTTTCTTTTTAATAGCTGTtcaatttaatatttcatagaTAAACTGTAATCCCTAATTGAGGTAGGTCCCAGGCAATATTTAAGAGCTTTGGATACAGTCATTGTTTACCTCTGTAATGATGTATAACACCCTTCACATAGTTTGCCCAGCTGGGAGACCCCGGAGACAGTGATCCATCACTGGACAGGCTGAAATCCACTCTCAGAGGCTCATCTGCATCCTGAGTTGTTGTTACTATGGTAATATTCTGGCCAGAGGTTTCACTCCCTACCACCACAGTCACCAGGGGCAGTGCCTGGCTCAGTAAACAAACATATAGCGTTTTTTTGTCAGGGGAAATAGGTAGCCAGACTCCATTAAAAACAACCGgaaatgtaacatgtttttgtgctgaCGTGGAACTTGAAAATCTGTTAAACTTGGCATGTAAACCCCCCACCAAACATTATTCGGAATCTTTATATTCTAAGCTAAAACGACAGAACAAggtctttaataaaaaataaacttttgttttaCCAATTGTCATTGTCATGTGATATCCGCCACGATCACAGTAAACATTAAACtcaacatttttcttcat is part of the Channa argus isolate prfri chromosome 20, Channa argus male v1.0, whole genome shotgun sequence genome and encodes:
- the galk1 gene encoding galactokinase isoform X3, with the translated sequence MASAFPSVSKLVEDATCVYRQLFGEEALQVAVCAPGRVNLIGEHTDYNQGFVLPMALPLVTVVVGSETSGQNITIVTTTQDADEPLRVDFSLSSDGSLSPGSPSWANYVKGVIHHYRAPPVPGFRAVIASSVPLGGGLSSSASLEVAFYTFLQQIKPDDGDKVSKAVACQQAEHSHAGVPCGIMDQFVSVLGRERHALLIDCRSLEATPVPLADSGLVILITNSNVKHSLASSEYSVRRRQCEEAAYILGKASLRDATMKDLEAVKDKLDDVTYRRAHHVIEEINRTVQAAEALKRGAYKEFGKLMVESHNSLRDMYEVSCRELDELVSIAMEVEGVFGSRMTGGGFGGCTVTLLLAHAVDRIIFRIKDLHVTQRKKACLQ
- the galk1 gene encoding galactokinase isoform X2 → MASAFPSVSKLVEDATCVYRQLFGEEALQVAVCAPGRVNLIGEHTDYNQGFVLPMALPLVTVVVGSETSGQNITIVTTTQDADEPLRVDFSLSSDGSLSPGSPSWANYVKGVIHHYRAPPVPGFRAVIASSVPLGGGLSSSASLEVAFYTFLQQIKPDDGDKVSKAVACQQAEHSHAGVPCGIMDQFVSVLGRERHALLIDCRSLEATPVPLADSGLVILITNSNVKHSLASSEYSVRRRQCEEAAYILGKASLRDATMKDLEAVKDKLDDVTYRRAHHVIEEINRTVQAAEALKRGAYKEFGKLMVESHNSLRDMYEVSCRELDELVSIAMEVEGVFGSRMTGGGFGGCTVTLLLAHAVDRIIFRIKERYSGTPTFYVTTPSQGARVLSLS
- the galk1 gene encoding galactokinase isoform X1 — protein: MASAFPSVSKLVEDATCVYRQLFGEEALQVAVCAPGRVNLIGEHTDYNQGFVLPMALPLVTVVVGSETSGQNITIVTTTQDADEPLRVDFSLSSDGSLSPGSPSWANYVKGVIHHYRAPPVPGFRAVIASSVPLGGGLSSSASLEVAFYTFLQQIKPDDGDKVSKAVACQQAEHSHAGVPCGIMDQFVSVLGRERHALLIDCRSLEATPVPLADSGLVILITNSNVKHSLASSEYSVRRRQCEEAAYILGKASLRDATMKDLEAVKDKLDDVTYRRAHHVIEEINRTVQAAEALKRGAYKEFGKLMVESHNSLRDMYEVSCRELDELVSIAMEVEGVFGSRMTGGGFGGCTVTLLLAHAVDRIIFRIKIRILHFNLRHGPENYELRTCSVHAFTVNLFCTWRAFLVMLCGHFSYKTPQGLTSLHPWNQNRLKLDWVPRPDELPQDQYDKQHYRGLIVCIPEASQLDSILNMHQSSSEITDMQGFVEELLKMSLAEGFKVDMVTPEAAEIFNCTSLRLVKG